TAGTTCCGCAGCACTCGGGGTGCCGTAATCTTGAGAAACACGCTCTAAGGTAGGGGCAATGCTTTGAAATAGATGTTCAATAAGAGGAGGAATACTACTGGCAAGCAGAAAAAGTTGTTGTTGGAGGTAAGGAAGAGCAATCAGCATTAACGTGACTAATATAATAATCAAAGATAAAACCAAAAGGCCGCTGGCTATACCTCGTGATAGATAATGTTGAGAAAGCCAAGTTGCGGGCCGATTCAAAGCATAAGCGCCGATAAAGGCTGTGAGAAAAGGCAGGAGCATTGATCCTAAACTGTAAAGGGTTCCTATGAAGGCTGTGAGCCCCATAAGAGTAATCCAAAACCAATGTATACGCCGTTGCTCAACCATTTTCACCCCTCTTCAAGGTCAACTTCTTTGTCGAAGAATTCCTATTGCCGCTTTTCCATAGATTATACCTGATATCAGGGTTGTAAAAGCGACGATATAGAGCGAGATTACCATGAGAATGTGTGGAATACTAGAGGTTGGGATGGGGAGAGACGGTGTATGAATGGCTAATATGAATCCAATGAAAAGCATTTGAAAAGTTGTGCTAATTTTTCCTATCCACTGCGAGGGAAGCTGAATATTCCCATGAAATGCAAAAATTATGCTGGCACCCACGCTAAGAATCAGAAAATCACGAACGAGAACTAAGCCCGCTAACCATGTGGGAATATACCCAAGATAACTCACCATAACGTAAGCAGCCACCAAAAGAAATTTATCAGCCATGGGATCGAATATTTGACCAAATTTAGAAGTGACACTCCACCGTCGAGCAAGATAGCCATCAAGCCAATCTGTTAAGCTTGCGGCTAAGAAAATCCAAAAAGCTTTGGAAAAATCTTTGTAAGCCAGAAACCACACAAGTAACGGCGTGCACAAAAGTCGGAATGTTGTTAAGAGATTAGGTATATAGCGGTAAAAAGAAAAAAAGCCAAAGGAAAAGCTATTATTAAGTCGCTCATGCCTTTGGCTTTTTGTCATAAAGCTTTCCTAGCCAACAATTTCAAGGTCACTAAAAAAGAATTTAATTTCTGCCGCAGCTGTTTCAAGAGCGTCAGATCCATGGACGGAGTTGGCTTCAATAGATTCCGCAAACTCGCGGCGAATTGTTCCGGGTTCCGCATTCGCTGGATTTGTGGCTCCCATAACATTGCGATAAGTCGCAACGGCATTCTCGCCTTCCAAAACTTGCACAACGACGGGGCCGGAAGTCATGAAAGCACATAAATCATTAAAAAATGATCGTGTTGCATGAACCCCATAAAAGGCTTCCGCTTGAGGAAGTGTTAACCAAAGGCGCTTTTGTGCAATAATACGCAAAGATGCCGCTTCGATTTTTTCGTTTATTTTCCCAGTTAGGTTGCGTCGAGTGACGTCCGGCTTAAGAATTGAAAACGTTCTTTCTATTGCCATTTTAAACTATCCTTTAAAAAAATGATTGTTAAATACTATACCGACGAGATGTAGCATTCATAAGTGAAATGACGGAAAAAATCAACAAGAACATCAGGAATTTACAAATTTTTTGAATGAGAATATATGATATTGAATAAAATAATAAAAAAACCTACCTCACACGTATTTGTGAGGTAGGTTTTTGTTTCATAATAGTCGTTCTAAAATATAAACAATTTTAAGCTATAAACTTAACTTGGTTTACATGATCAAACGTTACAACTTCATGGTTTACACTGCTGGTTATTGTACCATGCAATGTTTGACCTGTAGCCGCTGTCCAGCTTCCATCTGCATTATGGACAGCTGATCCTGGGTCAGTAATCGTTATTGTCCATGTTGAAGCAGCACCTTTTAGCCCAATAATGTTGTTTGCAGAGGCTGCATTTCCATGAACGGTGTCATGTCCATCACTGATGAATTGGAAGCCAGAGGTAACAGATTGGTCTGCTAACGCAACCGGATAAACTTTGTTACCTTGGATGCCTTGACTCAACAATGGATACTTTAAGTCATTGAAGACAAAGAGGTTATCCCCTAAGCCACCAATATAAGTATCGTTTCCACCCCCATCATAGAAGGTGTTGTAAGAATGGTTACCACCGGTGATTGTTACGTGATCTCCCCACTCTGCGTAGAATGTATTGTGAGAATAATCTCCACCAACGATGATAGCATTCCCGCCACCTCCATAGATGAGGTTAGTGGAATTAAATCCGCCGGTTATGGTGACATCACCACCACCACCGTAGATTGTGTTGCAAGAACAGTCACCACCAAACAATTGACTCGGAGCTGGTCCGCCATAGATGGTGTTAACGGAGCTGTTACCA
The Alphaproteobacteria bacterium genome window above contains:
- the pgsA gene encoding CDP-diacylglycerol--glycerol-3-phosphate 3-phosphatidyltransferase — protein: MTKSQRHERLNNSFSFGFFSFYRYIPNLLTTFRLLCTPLLVWFLAYKDFSKAFWIFLAASLTDWLDGYLARRWSVTSKFGQIFDPMADKFLLVAAYVMVSYLGYIPTWLAGLVLVRDFLILSVGASIIFAFHGNIQLPSQWIGKISTTFQMLFIGFILAIHTPSLPIPTSSIPHILMVISLYIVAFTTLISGIIYGKAAIGILRQRS
- a CDS encoding nucleoside-diphosphate kinase; translation: MAIERTFSILKPDVTRRNLTGKINEKIEAASLRIIAQKRLWLTLPQAEAFYGVHATRSFFNDLCAFMTSGPVVVQVLEGENAVATYRNVMGATNPANAEPGTIRREFAESIEANSVHGSDALETAAAEIKFFFSDLEIVG